A window of Methanobacteriaceae archaeon contains these coding sequences:
- a CDS encoding zinc ribbon domain-containing protein, translating to MNFEDQKFCQSCAMPLGDEELYATNADGSKNEEYCIYCFKDGEFTSDISMEEMRDFCIKKMVEVNPEMDENEASAMMHEVFPKLKRWAKD from the coding sequence ATGAATTTTGAAGATCAAAAGTTTTGCCAATCATGTGCAATGCCATTAGGTGATGAAGAACTTTACGCAACCAATGCAGATGGAAGTAAAAATGAGGAATATTGTATTTACTGTTTCAAAGATGGTGAATTTACATCAGATATTTCCATGGAAGAAATGAGAGATTTCTGTATTAAAAAAATGGTTGAAGTAAACCCTGAAATGGACGAAAATGAAGCATCCGCGATGATGCATGAAGTATTCCCTAAATTAAAAAGATGGGCGAAAG
- a CDS encoding phosphatase PAP2 family protein, with protein MPFWTELGSFVFIFFLVIAILIYAYIKNNETLKNIMLLSLISLLLSGFFVVLLKNGFQEPRPFMSLDNVHLLVNETDPNSFPSGHTSSTFAVVTFVLLNIGQLVKKHTKLVSICLIIFAISIPFSRMYVGVHYPGDVLIGGIFGLASAFVVNHFKEQILSIIRKLNNYNEEIL; from the coding sequence ATGCCATTCTGGACTGAACTGGGAAGTTTCGTATTTATATTCTTCTTAGTAATAGCTATTTTAATATATGCTTATATAAAAAATAATGAAACACTAAAAAATATCATGCTACTAAGTTTAATTTCATTATTACTCTCAGGATTCTTTGTAGTTTTATTAAAAAATGGATTTCAGGAACCAAGACCATTTATGAGCTTAGATAATGTACATTTACTTGTTAATGAAACAGATCCAAACTCATTTCCATCAGGACATACATCTTCAACATTTGCTGTTGTAACATTTGTTCTGTTAAATATTGGGCAGTTAGTTAAAAAACACACTAAATTAGTTAGTATATGCTTAATAATATTCGCCATATCTATTCCATTTTCAAGAATGTATGTTGGAGTACATTATCCTGGTGATGTTTTAATCGGTGGAATTTTTGGATTAGCAAGTGCATTTGTCGTTAATCACTTTAAAGAACAAATTTTAAGTATTATTAGGAAGTTAAATAATTATAATGAGGAAATATTATGA
- a CDS encoding DUF4013 domain-containing protein translates to MSITDYVVEGLKYPFNDIKKLLSFGVLFALFNLISLFISTTSLDILRAYSALESTGINVVNISQLPASLVNMVIGLIIIGFIVCLLIMGYEWKLLKFSIDEKDELPGIYNVIDLFVNGIRYFIVVVAYNMIPTIIFVVGAMLGNGSFGIHVILLSGLFYMISYFVLIMALNNMVAYDEIKKAFDLREIFANISNIGWIKYIGAIVFTFVVYLIICAALSFVLMFVTLIIAGFINNQAIVISAILAVISGLFVSSYIGIFYNRVFGSLYNKAIEN, encoded by the coding sequence ATGAGTATAACTGACTATGTTGTTGAAGGGTTAAAATACCCATTCAATGACATTAAAAAACTTTTAAGCTTTGGAGTGTTATTTGCGCTATTTAACTTAATATCTCTATTTATTAGTACAACCTCTTTGGATATATTAAGAGCATATTCTGCATTGGAAAGTACTGGAATTAATGTTGTAAATATTTCACAGCTTCCAGCATCTCTTGTAAATATGGTGATTGGTTTAATAATCATTGGTTTTATCGTTTGTCTTCTAATTATGGGATATGAATGGAAACTTCTTAAGTTTTCAATTGATGAGAAAGATGAATTACCTGGAATTTACAATGTCATTGATTTGTTTGTAAATGGAATCAGATATTTCATTGTAGTAGTAGCATATAACATGATTCCAACTATAATTTTTGTAGTTGGCGCAATGCTTGGAAATGGTTCATTTGGTATACATGTAATACTACTTTCAGGGCTATTTTACATGATTTCATATTTCGTCCTAATTATGGCACTCAATAATATGGTTGCATATGATGAAATTAAAAAAGCATTTGATTTAAGAGAAATATTTGCTAACATCTCCAATATAGGATGGATTAAATACATTGGTGCTATTGTATTCACATTTGTTGTTTATCTTATAATCTGCGCTGCTTTAAGCTTTGTTTTAATGTTTGTAACATTAATCATCGCAGGTTTCATCAATAACCAAGCTATTGTAATTTCTGCAATTTTAGCTGTAATCAGCGGATTATTTGTATCATCATATATTGGAATATTTTATAACAGAGTGTTTGGATCATTATACAACAAAGCAATTGAAAATTAA
- a CDS encoding DUF4013 domain-containing protein: MILDIYKDAFEYSAKDWKALIILGVMCLFSFLIIPAFLIAGYGYRVENTAVHGIINGNDPLPEFDDIFEMFIEGVKVFLVQIAYLLVPMILFILVVAIAGSIDGSVGGAVFIIGGLITFVVGIIACLMAQIGICHMAYNDGAFSKAFAISEIREVLNDIGWLKCLTTYAGLIIITLILSCAVTAIIGIIFTVLGITGGMLGANAGGIFVLGTFINSLVTMFIVGPYLSIFNTRSIGLLYTMQI; the protein is encoded by the coding sequence ATGATTTTAGACATATATAAGGATGCATTTGAGTATTCTGCAAAGGATTGGAAAGCATTAATCATATTGGGAGTAATGTGCTTATTTAGCTTTTTAATAATTCCAGCATTTCTTATTGCAGGATATGGTTATAGGGTTGAAAACACTGCAGTACACGGAATTATTAACGGAAATGATCCATTACCTGAATTTGATGACATTTTTGAAATGTTCATTGAGGGTGTAAAGGTATTTCTAGTTCAAATAGCTTATTTATTAGTTCCTATGATTTTATTCATATTAGTTGTGGCTATTGCAGGAAGCATTGATGGTAGTGTTGGAGGAGCTGTATTTATTATTGGTGGTTTAATTACTTTTGTTGTAGGAATCATTGCATGTCTTATGGCACAAATAGGAATATGTCACATGGCATATAATGATGGAGCATTCTCAAAAGCATTTGCAATAAGTGAAATAAGAGAAGTCCTTAATGATATTGGATGGTTAAAATGCCTCACAACCTATGCAGGTTTAATTATCATAACTTTAATATTGTCCTGTGCAGTTACTGCAATCATAGGAATAATATTTACTGTATTAGGAATTACTGGTGGCATGTTAGGAGCTAACGCGGGTGGAATATTCGTTTTAGGTACTTTTATTAACTCATTAGTAACTATGTTTATTGTTGGACCATACTTATCCATATTCAATACAAGATCAATTGGATTATTATACACTATGCAAATATAG
- a CDS encoding helix-turn-helix transcriptional regulator, producing MLWIIMKTMIKYLRQELKMSQKELGDKVGVTRQTINALENGRYNPSLFLAYEITQVFNKMLFKGDKEQYFVMEDIFLLDEEYY from the coding sequence ATGTTGTGGATTATTATGAAAACCATGATTAAATATTTAAGACAAGAACTCAAGATGAGTCAAAAAGAACTTGGGGATAAAGTTGGTGTTACCAGACAAACAATAAATGCTCTGGAAAACGGTAGATATAACCCATCTTTATTTTTAGCATATGAAATAACCCAAGTGTTTAACAAAATGTTATTTAAAGGAGATAAAGAACAATATTTCGTTATGGAAGATATTTTTCTTTTAGATGAAGAGTATTATTAG
- a CDS encoding ABC transporter ATP-binding protein — MVDYIIETRNLTKRFGKQTAVNSLDMKIEKGKIYGLLGKNGAGKTTTMCMLLNLSKPTNGEIFFFGKHYKQDPYDVYSKIGSIIETPGFYENLSAFDNLKVFAKLRGDYNKEDIEKALEIVSLTHAKDKKFKNFSLGMKQRLGIAAAIMHNPEILILDEPINGLDPMGIKEIRKLLKDLSEVYGTTILISSHILSEIEAIADVIGVMDGGLLIEEVSMNQLHEKLNKHVKFEVSDIDLACKILEKLTLKENIDFSVNENNIHLYNHLDLRAEFNEQFVKSGIKVNEMSICEESLEEYFTKIIDKKERYGEFNA, encoded by the coding sequence ATGGTTGATTATATTATTGAAACAAGGAATCTTACAAAAAGATTTGGAAAACAAACTGCTGTAAATTCTCTTGATATGAAAATTGAAAAAGGAAAGATTTATGGTTTGCTTGGTAAAAACGGAGCTGGAAAAACAACAACAATGTGTATGCTCTTAAATCTTTCAAAACCAACAAATGGAGAGATATTTTTCTTTGGAAAACACTACAAACAAGATCCATACGATGTTTACTCAAAAATAGGATCAATTATAGAAACACCCGGTTTTTATGAAAATTTATCTGCTTTTGACAATCTAAAAGTCTTTGCAAAGCTTAGAGGAGACTACAATAAGGAAGATATTGAAAAAGCCCTTGAAATCGTTTCTCTTACACATGCAAAGGATAAAAAATTCAAAAACTTTTCATTAGGTATGAAACAAAGACTCGGAATTGCTGCTGCTATTATGCACAATCCGGAAATTTTAATTCTTGATGAGCCGATTAACGGTTTAGATCCAATGGGAATTAAAGAAATTAGAAAACTTCTAAAAGATTTATCTGAAGTTTACGGCACTACAATATTAATTTCAAGCCATATCTTAAGTGAAATTGAAGCTATTGCAGATGTTATTGGTGTAATGGACGGAGGATTATTAATTGAAGAAGTATCAATGAACCAGTTACATGAAAAATTAAATAAACATGTAAAATTTGAAGTATCTGACATTGATTTAGCATGTAAAATTCTTGAAAAACTTACATTAAAAGAGAATATTGACTTTTCAGTTAATGAAAATAATATTCATTTATACAATCATTTAGATTTAAGAGCTGAGTTTAACGAGCAATTTGTAAAATCAGGAATCAAAGTAAATGAAATGTCCATATGTGAAGAAAGTTTAGAAGAATACTTCACCAAGATTATTGACAAAAAAGAAAGATATGGTGAGTTTAATGCTTAA
- a CDS encoding ABC transporter permease yields the protein MLKFIEMEFFKLKNSKVFLLILLGSIAPAFLVHFGFSGRIDYGEKITFALLSGQTNLYMLAIFGLFLTTIVVSYMFSREFNEHTLKSILPTPISRSKYLIGKSVAFLIWILILCSVCFFSSVIFSYITGVEGISANLILKYYGEMLIGGVLLFMVMTPIMFISMLMKSMVPAMICAATLSLGNLFAYGHDPAVFYPWILPAIVSSGEIVEYTSNISMVYGLIAITFIAGLGLTYYHLTQKDIRL from the coding sequence ATGCTTAAATTTATTGAAATGGAGTTTTTCAAGCTAAAAAACTCAAAAGTATTCCTGTTAATTTTACTAGGTTCAATAGCTCCTGCATTTTTAGTGCATTTCGGATTTTCAGGAAGAATTGATTATGGTGAAAAAATCACTTTTGCACTCTTATCCGGTCAAACAAACCTGTATATGTTAGCTATTTTTGGCCTGTTTCTTACAACAATTGTAGTATCATATATGTTTAGTCGTGAGTTTAATGAACATACTCTAAAATCAATACTTCCAACACCAATTTCAAGATCAAAATATTTAATTGGTAAATCAGTTGCATTTTTGATTTGGATTTTAATATTATGCTCTGTTTGCTTTTTTAGCTCCGTAATATTCTCATACATTACTGGAGTAGAAGGAATAAGTGCTAATTTGATTTTAAAGTATTATGGTGAGATGTTAATTGGAGGAGTTTTATTATTTATGGTTATGACTCCTATAATGTTTATTTCCATGCTTATGAAGAGTATGGTTCCAGCTATGATTTGTGCTGCAACATTATCACTTGGAAATCTATTTGCATACGGACACGATCCTGCAGTATTTTACCCATGGATTCTCCCAGCAATCGTATCTTCAGGTGAAATAGTCGAATATACATCAAATATAAGTATGGTTTACGGTTTAATTGCAATAACATTCATTGCAGGATTAGGATTAACATACTACCATTTAACACAAAAGGACATCAGATTATAG
- a CDS encoding ABC transporter permease, with protein MINFIQTEFLKLKNSKLFIFSLLSGLVPPFLMYVGVLEMQAEHPDFILHFSQMFVETHVYMAGLFAVFLLCVIISYLIGREYTEHTLKLVLTSPVSNFKYLTGKYIVFIIWTLMLFSVTFIGTIIFGYLGGGVGLTLIMALKYYGVMLFGGFLLTLVMTPFIFLSMIMRNIVPSMIVGSILVLVNIFSYGCPWGPYFPWMACYIISSNTITDYSCTLLTPIATVLITFIIGTVISYGYFKIKDVSL; from the coding sequence ATGATTAATTTTATTCAAACAGAGTTTTTAAAGTTAAAAAATTCAAAACTGTTCATATTTAGCTTATTAAGCGGACTTGTTCCTCCATTTTTAATGTATGTTGGAGTCTTAGAAATGCAAGCAGAACATCCTGATTTCATTTTACACTTCTCACAAATGTTTGTTGAAACCCATGTGTATATGGCAGGACTGTTTGCAGTATTCCTTTTATGCGTTATAATATCCTATTTGATTGGACGAGAATACACAGAGCATACATTAAAATTAGTCTTAACAAGCCCAGTATCCAATTTCAAATACTTAACTGGAAAATACATAGTGTTTATAATCTGGACATTGATGTTGTTTAGTGTTACCTTTATTGGAACAATAATATTCGGTTATTTAGGTGGTGGAGTTGGTTTAACCTTAATAATGGCATTAAAATACTATGGTGTGATGTTATTTGGTGGATTTTTACTTACATTGGTTATGACACCATTTATATTCCTGTCAATGATTATGAGAAATATCGTGCCATCAATGATTGTTGGATCCATATTGGTTCTTGTAAACATATTCAGTTATGGCTGTCCATGGGGACCGTATTTCCCTTGGATGGCATGTTATATTATCAGTTCAAACACAATAACTGATTATTCATGCACATTATTAACACCAATAGCTACTGTATTGATAACCTTTATAATTGGTACAGTAATATCATATGGATACTTTAAAATTAAGGATGTTAGTTTATAA
- a CDS encoding AzlD domain-containing protein — MDYIMLVIIGCSLATFIPRLIPALFIDKLNFSPKFEKFLNLIPYTALAALICPGVLTVDNQLWYIGLIGAIVAAALAWKKAPMGAIVIITVVVLITVYSVVPLF, encoded by the coding sequence ATGGATTATATAATGTTAGTAATTATTGGTTGTAGCCTTGCAACATTCATTCCAAGGTTAATTCCGGCTTTATTTATTGATAAACTTAATTTCTCACCAAAATTCGAGAAATTCTTAAATTTAATTCCATATACAGCATTAGCTGCTTTAATTTGTCCTGGAGTATTAACAGTAGACAATCAATTATGGTATATTGGTTTAATAGGTGCAATCGTAGCAGCAGCTCTTGCATGGAAAAAGGCTCCAATGGGTGCAATTGTTATTATAACCGTGGTTGTATTAATAACAGTTTATTCTGTTGTTCCTCTTTTTTAA
- a CDS encoding AzlC family ABC transporter permease: protein MTFGYIPMGIGYAAIAIKAGMSPLETVAMSVFVYAGAGQFIAASMVLSSASIMAIVLTNFVVNLRYFVMSTCVLNQVEDSNLPLNILAAHTTVDESFAMFSLSQDSSIWVYLGIAIIAWLSWIFGAAIGVVVLDLLPVIVTNSFNISLYALFVAILVPAVKENRQVAALVVITAVLNIILSQFLGNWALIVSTLVGAAVGMYIVDDEYVLSGDA, encoded by the coding sequence ATTACTTTTGGATATATTCCAATGGGAATTGGTTATGCAGCAATTGCAATAAAAGCAGGTATGAGTCCATTGGAAACTGTGGCAATGTCTGTTTTTGTTTATGCAGGAGCAGGACAGTTTATTGCTGCGTCAATGGTGTTAAGCAGTGCAAGTATTATGGCAATTGTGTTGACTAACTTTGTTGTTAACTTAAGGTATTTTGTAATGTCAACCTGTGTTTTAAATCAGGTAGAAGACTCTAATTTGCCTTTGAATATCCTGGCAGCTCATACAACTGTTGATGAATCCTTTGCAATGTTTTCTTTAAGTCAGGATTCTTCAATATGGGTTTATCTTGGAATTGCTATAATTGCATGGCTCAGTTGGATTTTTGGAGCAGCAATCGGTGTTGTAGTTTTAGATTTGCTTCCGGTAATTGTGACAAACAGTTTTAATATTTCACTTTACGCTTTATTTGTAGCAATTTTAGTTCCTGCTGTTAAGGAAAACAGACAGGTTGCAGCTTTAGTAGTGATAACTGCTGTTTTAAACATTATTTTAAGCCAATTTTTAGGAAACTGGGCTTTAATTGTATCTACACTTGTAGGTGCAGCAGTTGGAATGTATATTGTTGATGATGAATACGTACTTTCAGGTGATGCTTAA
- a CDS encoding homoserine O-acetyltransferase, whose translation MNKESVGIVETKYLDISDPIVLDSGKTLEEVTVAYETYGELNKEKSNAILICHALTGDAHAAGWHNGDRKPGWWEMVIGPGKALDSEKYFIICSNVLGGCKGTTGPSSINPKTGKEYGLDFPVITINDMVKVQKKLVDSFGIDQLAAVVGGSMGGMQVLEWIVSYPKMMKKAIAIATTGMSSPQQIAFNAVGRQAIFSDPSWNDGNYYDSCEIPSNGLSIARMIAHITYLSDESMDIKFGRGLQDKDEISYDFSVDFQVESYLKHQGESFVKRFDANSYLFITKAVDLFDLSVNDSLIDGFKDVEANVKIISVDTDWLYPTDQCMEIVTALNANNVDVSFSEVKSNYGHDAFLLEKGQLNYIFANFLSENVVDDLMMEKIAKIKEGSDVVEAAKLMLDKNVTHIPVVSDDDKLIGIVTSWDLSKSIATGTNRLKDIMTKNVEYCHADDAIEEIARKMRKLDISCLPVVDEDMKVLGLITTDQISNLLS comes from the coding sequence ATGAATAAAGAATCTGTTGGTATTGTTGAGACAAAATACCTTGATATATCCGATCCAATTGTATTAGATAGTGGAAAAACTCTTGAAGAAGTTACTGTAGCATATGAAACCTATGGTGAGCTTAATAAAGAAAAATCTAATGCTATTTTAATTTGTCATGCATTAACTGGTGATGCTCATGCTGCTGGATGGCATAATGGCGATAGAAAACCAGGATGGTGGGAAATGGTAATAGGTCCTGGAAAAGCATTAGATAGTGAAAAATACTTTATAATATGTTCCAATGTATTAGGTGGATGTAAAGGAACTACTGGTCCAAGCTCAATCAATCCTAAAACCGGTAAAGAATACGGTTTGGATTTTCCTGTAATTACTATTAATGATATGGTTAAAGTTCAAAAGAAATTAGTTGATTCTTTTGGAATTGACCAATTAGCTGCCGTTGTTGGTGGGTCAATGGGAGGAATGCAGGTCCTTGAATGGATTGTATCTTATCCTAAAATGATGAAAAAGGCTATTGCAATAGCTACTACTGGAATGTCTTCACCTCAACAAATTGCATTTAATGCAGTAGGTCGCCAGGCAATATTTTCAGATCCTAGTTGGAATGATGGAAATTACTATGATTCTTGTGAAATTCCAAGTAATGGATTGTCCATTGCACGTATGATTGCACATATTACTTATTTAAGTGATGAATCAATGGATATCAAATTTGGACGTGGCCTTCAGGACAAAGACGAAATTAGTTATGACTTTTCAGTTGATTTCCAGGTTGAAAGTTACTTAAAACACCAAGGAGAATCATTTGTAAAACGTTTTGACGCTAATAGTTATTTATTCATCACAAAAGCAGTTGATTTATTTGACTTATCTGTTAATGACTCATTAATTGATGGATTTAAAGATGTTGAAGCAAATGTGAAGATTATTTCTGTTGATACGGACTGGTTATATCCAACAGATCAATGTATGGAAATTGTAACTGCTCTTAATGCAAATAATGTTGATGTTTCATTTTCAGAAGTAAAATCCAACTATGGACATGACGCATTTTTACTTGAAAAAGGCCAGCTTAATTATATTTTTGCTAATTTCCTATCAGAAAATGTTGTTGATGATTTAATGATGGAAAAAATAGCTAAAATTAAAGAAGGTTCTGATGTTGTAGAAGCAGCTAAATTAATGTTGGATAAAAATGTAACTCATATTCCAGTTGTTAGTGATGATGATAAACTTATTGGTATTGTTACAAGCTGGGATTTATCTAAATCTATCGCAACAGGTACAAATCGTCTAAAAGATATCATGACAAAAAATGTTGAATATTGTCATGCAGATGATGCAATTGAAGAAATTGCACGTAAAATGCGTAAATTAGACATTTCCTGTCTTCCTGTGGTTGATGAAGACATGAAAGTCTTAGGTCTTATTACTACAGACCAAATAAGTAATTTACTTAGTTAA
- the rnc gene encoding ribonuclease III, giving the protein MNLFEKFGIKTDNKILYETAFSHGSYSTIHGLDYNYERLEFLGDSVLSVIVSEYLYEKYPQYGEGKLTKLRANYVCQFALIHYSEELGLDEYLHVSAQESNLTKNELMSIKADIVESFLGAMFLDQGWDFVKNFVAENIFKFIDKKVVFFADYKSTMKEYGDANEMDVSYEILEEYGVPHDKTFIIAIMVDGKEMGVGKGRNKKEAEQAAAKIAIEKLNIKGV; this is encoded by the coding sequence ATGAATTTGTTTGAAAAATTTGGCATAAAAACAGATAATAAGATTTTATATGAAACTGCATTTTCTCATGGTTCATATTCAACAATACATGGTTTGGATTATAACTATGAACGTTTGGAGTTTTTAGGTGACTCTGTTTTAAGTGTCATTGTTTCAGAATATCTTTATGAAAAATACCCTCAGTATGGTGAAGGTAAATTAACAAAATTAAGAGCAAATTACGTTTGTCAATTTGCATTAATCCATTATTCTGAAGAATTGGGCCTTGATGAGTATTTACACGTCTCTGCTCAGGAATCAAACCTTACAAAAAATGAATTGATGTCTATAAAAGCAGATATTGTTGAGTCATTTTTAGGTGCAATGTTTTTAGATCAGGGTTGGGATTTTGTAAAGAATTTTGTTGCTGAGAATATATTTAAATTCATTGATAAAAAAGTAGTTTTCTTTGCTGATTACAAGTCAACCATGAAAGAATATGGTGATGCAAACGAAATGGACGTATCATATGAAATATTAGAGGAATATGGAGTTCCTCACGATAAGACATTTATCATTGCAATAATGGTTGATGGTAAAGAAATGGGTGTTGGAAAAGGTAGAAATAAAAAAGAAGCAGAACAAGCAGCTGCAAAAATAGCTATTGAAAAATTGAATATAAAAGGGGTATAA